The genomic interval TTTAAGCGTTTAGTTAATCAGCGATCTCTTCTTGTCGAATATAAATTCCACTTATTCCCCACTTCCCATTATAAATATCAGATTTTCTAAATCCCATACTGTTATACTCACCGTCGATAGTAAACCTTAAATATTCAACATCATCTTTTGTTTTCAAATTCAACTGTCCAAGTCTATCCACGATATTTTTCAATCGCTTCTTAGTCAGGATATATTCTTTCAAATATAGTCTAGGATGAATCACACTAGATATTTGTGTTTCATATTTAAAATCAGGATTTATAAAGTAATGAATACACTCCTTATTTTTTTCACTTAGTGCACACTTTCTAAACTCATTTACAAGTTCTTTGAGTGAATCATATCCTTTAACATAAAATAGTTCTTTAGAAACCCTTTCCGGGCATGAAACAACATTATAAGACTTTAAAGCAATTCCCTCTTGCTCTACTCTGATACAATCTCCTGTCTTGTATCGATAAAAGTATCCTGATAAATTTAAACTACTTTCACGCCTATGAGCATCAGTAAAGAGCTCCTTTTTAATTTCGGGGAAACTATCAGGAATGAAGGCGTAAGATATTAAAACAGGAACATTCATATTAATATTCCAAAAAAACGATCTAGTATCTTTTTTATAACTATCGAAGAATTCTGGCTCGAGGCCTTTATCCTTACTAGTGTCAGAGTTACTTCCAAAGACTAACGAAATCCAAAAAATACATAATACGTTTTTTAAAATATTATTCATTATCAATGCCTCTCTCTAGGTGTTTTATCGTAGACGTTATCCAACGGAAAATGCCTAAAACTAATTCAAATATACGATTCAAACTTTTGAATATATTGCCTAAGAGCTTCAATTTTATTGCAAGTATCTTTATTTAAACAATATTTGATAATCTCAAACTTGTCCTGACTAGAAAACATGACTTCGAATGTTTTGGCCTTATTTCCCTTATTCAGTTTCACATATTTGAAATCATGGTAGCCTAAATCATTTCTAAAAAAAGAAAAGACAACACTGTCTTCAGAAGTCGAATAGTATTTTGTTGGTATCGCTATATACTTCTCATTATTTAATAACTTTTCGATCTTTTCATCAGTTAGCTTTGGATATCTATTTTCGATTTCAAGTTTCTCACAATTCAATTTCTTATAATTACAGTATTCATAAATTTCTAACGGATAAACACTTCTAAACACTCTAACAATATCCTTTTCCATATAACGATAATGTATTAATTCACCATTAAAATCTTTTAATCCTTCATAATTAAAAATGAGAATATCCCTATCTGATATCGTAAGTGTAAACTTCTTATAAGTATCTAGATCAAAATCTTGAAGATATTCCTTTCCACATCCACTACGTAACTTTCGATTATCAATTACTACGGGCTTAGCACAATTCATAAAATCTCTTCTAAGCTTTAATATTAATACACTCCAAGAATACGTAGGCTTAACTCTTCTTGAGTATGATGAAGTAGAGCTTAATAAGATTAAAATCATCAATATTGATTTTGAATAAAGCGTGAATTTAAGCAAGAATGCCCTCCTCTTCATAAATACTTCTTAGTCGCTAATACAGACTTCATTCACTCACAAATATATGAAATAATTATCGGGTATAAATGAACTGAATGTTACCTATTTCCACACAAGTTATATTGAGTCCGAGTTCATCGTATTTAGCAGTGTCAAAGTCAAGAAATTCTAAAGAAAGAGATTCCAGAAACTAGAACTTTTCTCAAAAAAATTGCCAACAATATGAGAAAAGTTGATTGGTATGAATGTGAGTCTGTTGTACGAGGAGATTTGTTGCTCATTTTCACTTCGTGAAAGAAAAAGCACCTGGAACACCTATCCAATACCATTAATATAAACAATGTTCACATTCTTTCTTGGAGAACACTTAAGTTTTGCATAAATATTAGAACTAATTATGATTCTTAATAAAATGATTATATTCATCTAAGAACTCCTCTATCTCTCTATCATATTTTTTATACATCCAATGGTCTCTATCTAGAATAATATTATCTATTCCTTCCTTATCTTTTATATAACTATAAATTTTCAACTTCATTGGCTCGATATGCGGAGAACAATAATTCACAACATGAAAAAATGAATTACTGTGCACCTTTTTCAATTTACTTGCAAAGTCATGACTTTCCCTACTTCCGCCAATTTTCAACAATTCTTTTCGAAATATTTTTCTTTTATTAGTATTAAAAAGGAGATAATCATAATAAAGTGTTAAGTCTTGGTCATACTTAGTCTTCGAATAACGATAGGTTTCTAAGTTTTCATAAAGCTCTCTTACACAACCTCCAAGATTTTCATCATGAAAATACCAAGTATAGACCTCTTCTTTATTCTTTAGATCGAGACTGAAGAACTTCGTATTGTGTTTTGCAAATTCTTTCCAGATCTTTATGATATCTTCGTCTGCATCTTCTCCAATATTACTTATGATATATTCCCAAAGATCATCTCTGATGCCGTCTTCATTTTCATCGACTCCTGCTAAAGTCTCCGTTCTATCTTGCCAAAAGATATACCAAGGACGGTCGAGCTCCACGATTATTCCATATAGCAACCACGGACCAAATAACACCGTTAAAACTCCACCAAGCACGACATAGTAAACAAGGTGCGGAAGAACAAAACTTGCAATTAATGCTTTTATTGTAAACTTCGCTACCTTCTTCTTTTTACTTTCATTCATTTAAAAATCCGTTCCTAGTGCTTGCACATTAAATCAGCCTTACTCAATCTTAAATAAATCATGAATGCTTATCGACATTATACAGGCATAAATTCAATATACTTACTGGCTTTAGGATTAAAATAGAATTGTCTTCTATATATTTAATTTTATAATAATTTTTTGAGAGTTAATTGCTAATTTTCACTTCGTGAAAATGTCGCTTTTATATTGCGGAGACATTCCCATTGGCCCAGAGACGAACCGCTCGGGCTTGGACCCTCGCTCTCGACGCTAATCTCTAGCTAAAGAGTTGGGGGCCTAGCACCGCAAACAATAGCCCACCTTTGGGCGGCCAATTTTGCGGGTGCTTAATAGCGATCTTTAAAACGTATAATCAAAGATTGATTGATATGAAGGTTTCCGCGACGATAGTCGATGAATTTTGCACGCATTAAGTTTTTTAATGAGTGAGAGAAGTCCACATCGGCCATGGCAAATTCTTTGTAAGGATAACCGGCCCAAAGATTTTTAAGTTCAGCATGAAGATCTTTTTCTCTTTTTCTGAATTTACCTTGGTCTTTGAGATGGTAAATGATGAAAAGCTCTTCGTCTTCAAGATCAATTCCTAGGCCATAGCAGATGGCACTAAGGGCATGAACTGCTGCGATATACTTCTTATCTTTACCGAATTCATTTTGAAAATTAACAAAGCCTTTAAAGAATGCATCTAATTTGAAAACCATATTTTCATAGATTGCATATGTACTTTTTGATGAGTCATTAGAGACGTGGATACATTTATGAAGAAGTTCTTCAAATTGATCCATTTTCTTAAATTCTACTCTTTCTAATATTTCTTCTAATGTTTCTTGTAATTGTTCCATAGTCGTCTTTCTATCACATAATTCCTAAGCTGCCTATTGAGTAATACCGCGAATCTGATACTCTCTTGACGGCTTACGACGGCGATCGTATTCCTTTTGTCCAGGAGAGCGAGAGTCATTATAAATATCCTCTGCTCCATAATAATTACTGATCATACATACATTCAAAGCTGCAATACGATCACATTTTGATTTTACAATTCTCTTATAATTGGCCACGGCCTTTTGGTTGCGGGCCTCTCTTTCTGGTGTTAAGCGGTAGTATTCAACAAAGAGATTTCTATCCGCTGGATTAATTTCATCCTTGTACACATTGTAAACGAGCTTCTCGCAAGAAACATCCTTAAGCTCACCTTCAATAGCAGGAAAGTGATTCTTTAAAGTTGATGCTGATTGAGAGCGGAAGCCGCCTTGGTCGTTGTCCCCTGCAAAGAAAGAAAGGTTTGAATAAATATCTTCAATCTTGGCGGTTTCATTTTCACATGAGTTGAGCATTTGATCGACTCTTGTTAGAAGCTTCTCAAGATTCTTCTTTGTCACCTCGGCATTTTCATCATCACAAGAAATACACCACTCTCTTTCAGCGAAGTCCGAGTTCACATAGAGCATGGTTGCCAGAAGTGTATTTTCAAGTCCACTCATCGCATCCGCATGTGCAGTTGGAATGATAAGATCAAGGACAGTAAACCTACGAGTGGCCTTAACTTTTTCAACAAGTTCATCAAAGGCCTTATTAAAATCAAGCTTCTTGAAGTCAACAGGACGCTCATTCAAAAGAAATTGATTCTTAACCAGAGTTTCAATGGAATATTGTAATTTGTAGTTACCAACTCTAATGGTGGCCACACCGTTTTTAATCGTTGCAGGAGGGAGCTCACCGATGCCAGTCTTCTTTAGCCAGCGAAAGTACTTATGTTGCTCTTTAATATTTTTAAAGGATTGAGCATAGACCTCAGGGTCTTTGCGTCTCTGATTATAGCTATCCGTAATATTTACGAAGCGACGATAGTAGTTCTTCAGTGCAAACTCTTCAACGATGGCCTCGACAGAGTACTCCTCTTTCTCCACAATCATTTTTGCATGAGTCTGGGTAGCTGTCGCCAAGAGGCCAACAAGCGCTAAGATCTTAATAATCGAGTTCCTCATAATTATCTCCCATACGCTTAACGGAGTAATTATATCAATTATTAAATATTTATGTCAGAGATCTAAAGATATCAGTAAGATAGCAAGGCCATCGACATGGCCTCGCCCTAGTTATGCCAATTAAAATTGTGCTGATAATTGAAAGATAAAAGATGAGCCACATTCGAATTCATCCAGCTGATTGACTCCACAATCCATTGCTGAAACCGAATAGTCCATTGTGAATGAGCCTTTTTCGGTATTCAAATTGAAGCCATCTGCTAAATCAAGGCCTTGGGCCGTAAGAGCTGGAGCGATTGCTCTTTCTAAGTTCTCTGCACTAATTGAGATTTGTTTGAGCTTACCAAATAAAGTCTTCTTAACCACTGCTGGTACCACAATATCAATTTCATGCTCTTCAAAGATAATTTGAACTGCTTTTTTAGAGACAACGTTTAATTTCATTTTATTAAGTATTTGCTTAGTAGGAACTCCTTGCGAGATTTCATTACGTGAGCCTTCAACACTAATAACCATGTCGAAGTCACCTTCAATTGTCGACTTTGTTCCAGTAAGAGCATCTCCCTTAACCTCATAGAAATCCTTACCACGAAGCTCGATCGTAATTTCCATACCATTTTCAAGGTGATTAAAGCTTGTGTTAACAGTCTTAGCTAATTCATTATAGCTTACACCCTTGGCAAGAGCTTCAGTCATTGCCGTTGAACAAGATTCAACCTGTGCAAGATCTCCTCTTTTAAGTAAGGCTGCGGCCTTAGTGGAACCCTCAAGCGCACGAGCATAATTTACTGCAGCTTCACTATTTGAAAAGCGGCAACTTGATAGGCCATCATTAACTGACAATGATGCAAATGCTTGAGTGCTTAATAAAGTGATTGCTGTAGCAATAATAAATTTATTCAATTCAGGCTCCCTTGTACCTTCTTAAAAGTCTGGCAGTAAATTATCATATCTAGGAAATCTATCGAGTTATTTGAAAATTTGCCAATGGATGTCTTAGATTTAGACGCCTATTTTAAACAGGGAGAAATGGTCTTAAAACTTAAGATTTCTCTTAAGTTTCAAGACCTTAGAGCTTATTCAGTCTTCATTTGCTCAATAAATAATCGATATAATGAAGGAAGAACAACAAGTGTTAGAAGTGTTGCTGATATAATTCCTCCAACGACAACTGTAGCAAGAGGCCTTTGAACCTCTGCACCTAGCCCTGTTGAAAAAATCATCGGCAGGAAGCCGAAAATATCCGTTAAGGCCGTCATAAGAACTGGACGAAGTCTAACCATCGTCCCCTCCCTCACAACGTCATCAGGTGATTTTCCATCAGCTAAGAGTCGATTAAAGTAAGTCACAAGAACAACACCGTTTAGAATACTAATCCCACAAAGAGCAATAAAGCCAACCCCAGCTGAAATACTAAATGGTAGACCTAAAATCTTTAATGAAAGAACACCACCAATAAGGGCCATTGGTGCACACAGAAAAATTAGTAAGACTTGTGCATAATTCTTAAAGGCCGCATAGAGCATAACTAAAATGAGAAGCAGGGCCAAAGGAACTAGAACGCTTAGTCTTTCTTTAGCAGAAATAAGATTCTTAAAACTTCCACCCCATTCAATATAGTAACCTTCTGGAAGAGTTACTTCTTTTTCAACAATCTCTTTTGCAACTTTAACAAAGTTTTCGATATCTCGAGTTTGTGGATTAATAAGAATGGCAAGTCTGCGAACTGAGTTTTCACGACTAACTGATGCGTATGTTTCAGAAAGCTCAATATCGGCCACATCACTAATCTTAACAGTGTAGCCTTCAGAGATTCCAACAGGAAGGTTTGAAATTGTCTCCACATCCTTCCTCTCGTTTGCAGACAAACGAGTCATGATCGGATACTTCTTAACACCATCATAGATATCCCCAACTTGGGCACCACCGATAGCAGTTGAAATAACATCAAGTACAGGTTTACTACTTACGCCTAGTTTAGCTAGTTCATCAAGCTTTGGCGTGTATTGAATCATTGGAGCGAGCCCTTTTGATTCAACTTCAACCTCTCCTGCACCAGGTGTTTTTGCAATGGCCGCAGATACCTTAGTGGCGATCTCTTCAATGACTTTTAAGTCTTCACCGTAAACCTTAGCAGAAACAGACGCCCTTGTTCCTTCAAGTAACTCGTTAAAGCGAAGCTCTACTGGTTGGGAGAACATGGCCACTTGAGCTGGTATATTTAAGGCGAGGGCCTTTCTTACTTCCTCCATAAGCTCGGCCTTGTTTTTGATATGTTCATTCTTAGGCCACTCATCTCTAGGCTTAAGCATGACATATGAGTCCGAGATATTAACACCCATCGGGTCCGTACTAATCTCGGCCGCTCCTGTTCTTGCGAAGACCGTCTTTACTTGAGGAAACTCTTTAATAACATCTTCACTTAAGCGTTGAAGATGAATTGAGTTTTCAATACTAACATTAGCAGGACGGATAAACTGAACAGCAAAGTCCCCTTCATCTAATTGAGGAATAAACTCGGAGCCCATGCCCATAAAAAGAATTCCACCGAGAGCAATAGCAGATACGCCAAAACCGAGGACAGTCTTTTTAAATTTTAAGGCCAATTCTAAAATTGGAGCAAACGCCTTTTTTGCAAGAAGCATGATTCTTGGTTCACGATCTTGTGTATTAGAGCTTAAGAAAGTTGCAGCTAGAGCAGGAACTAAGGTGAATGAAAGTACAAGTGCTGAGGCAAGGGCCATAATGAAAGTTGTGGCCATTGGACCAAACATCTTCCCTTCAACTCCAGTTAGGGCAAATAGAGGGATGAAAACAGTAATGACAATGATCTCACCGAAGCCTGCGGCAGAACGAATTTCTATTGCACTTTCTACAACAAGATCTTTGATTTCAGCGCGTGTTAAGGCACGCCCAATTTCCTTTGTTCTCTTTTGTAAGCGGTGGACACAATTTTCAATAACAATAACGGCACCGTCAACAATGATCCCAAAATCTAGAGCACCAAGACTCATTAAATTTCCTGAAACATTTTGCCAGCGCATTAGAATGAAAGTAATTAAAAGAGATATTGGAATGGTAGCAGCAACAATAATTGCGGCCCTAATATTTCCCACAAGAAGCATGAGAAAGGCCATCACAAGTCCGGCCCCTACAATTAGGTTATGCTCAACTGTACTTAAGGTAGCATTAACCATATTCGAACGATTATAAACGATTTCGAGATTTACCCATGAAGGAAGATCCTTTTTAATCTCGTTGATACGCTCTTCAAGCCTAGTTGAGACTGCACGCGAGTTTTCCCCAAGAAGCATGAAGGCCGTTCCAATGACAACTTCTCTACCGTTATGAGTCGCCGCTCCAGTTCGTATTTCCTTATCAAATTTAACTTTTGCAACATCTTTTACGCGAATGATATCAAGAGAACCAAGTCGCTTAATGACAATATTTTCAATGTCCGAAATATTCTTTAATAGGCCAACTCCGCGAACAAGTAGCTGCTCTCCTGTTTGAGGAATATAGCCTCCCCCAACATTCTGGTTCGTACTCTCAATGGCGTTTTCAATATCATCAAAGTGAATTCCAAAACGGGCCATTTTATCAATATCTGGTTGGATGAAATATTGCTTCTCATAACCACCAATTGTATTAACTTCTGTCACACCTTTAACAGTTAGAAGTCTTGGCTTGATCAACCAGTCTTGGATTGAGCGAAGCTCCATAAGCTTCAGCATCTCCTCTTCTTCAGTTTTTACTTCTCCCTTAAAACTTAAGGAGTAGTGAAAGATCTCTCCAAGGCCCGTACTGATTGGCCCCATCTCTGGCTTCATTCCTATAGGAAGATCGATATTAACAAGTTTTTCAGAAGTAAGTTGTCTGGCGCGATAGATATCCACATCATCACTAAAGATGACAGTAACCTGAGAGATTCCGTATTTAGAAACTGAGCGGGTTTGCTCAACACCAGGCATTCCCGTTAAAGCTGACTCAATTGGAAACGTTACCATTCTTTCAATTTCTTCAGGAGTTAGCCCTTCAACAGGAGTATTAACCTGCACCTGGGTATTTGTGATATCTGGAACAGCATCAATTGATAATTTATCAAAAGAGTAAATACCGCCAATGATGAGAATTGCTGTGGCAATAAAAACAAAGAGACGGTTATGAACACTGAATTCAATTATTTTATTCATCATGATTCTTGCTCCCGTCCTTAATGTGCGTGGCCATATTCAGACTCATCTGTTGAGAAGATATCTGAAACGCGAAGAAGACCAATTCCGCTAACAACAATTTCATCCCCTTTAGTGAATGCTCCCGTTAACTCATGCTCGTCTATTAACTTAAAGAAGCCAGCTCTTTTACGATAAAGCGCACGCTCTTTACCAACCACAACGTAGGCACTATCTGGGATATTTACAAATCCCTTTGTGTACGTAGTTGTTTTAATAGCAAGTCTCTTCTGCGCTTCATTAGACAACTGAAAACCGTGCCTTTCATCAACTTTCGTGATGGCCTTGCCTTCACCAGTTTTCTCTTCCCCGTGTCCATGATGATCGTCGTGGTCGCCATGTTCTTCATGATCGCCGTGTTCTTCATGGTCACCGTGCTTATCATGATCGTCGTGGTCAGAATGTTCCTCATGCTTATGTTCGTCATGCTTGTGTTCGTCATGATGAGATTCACAGCCAACTAAACCGATCAGTAATATTATTAAGAATATTTTTTTCATATTTGTTCCTCTAGGATTGTTCCTCTTAGTAAATAGATATTCCAT from Halobacteriovorax sp. DA5 carries:
- a CDS encoding efflux RND transporter permease subunit; translation: MMNKIIEFSVHNRLFVFIATAILIIGGIYSFDKLSIDAVPDITNTQVQVNTPVEGLTPEEIERMVTFPIESALTGMPGVEQTRSVSKYGISQVTVIFSDDVDIYRARQLTSEKLVNIDLPIGMKPEMGPISTGLGEIFHYSLSFKGEVKTEEEEMLKLMELRSIQDWLIKPRLLTVKGVTEVNTIGGYEKQYFIQPDIDKMARFGIHFDDIENAIESTNQNVGGGYIPQTGEQLLVRGVGLLKNISDIENIVIKRLGSLDIIRVKDVAKVKFDKEIRTGAATHNGREVVIGTAFMLLGENSRAVSTRLEERINEIKKDLPSWVNLEIVYNRSNMVNATLSTVEHNLIVGAGLVMAFLMLLVGNIRAAIIVAATIPISLLITFILMRWQNVSGNLMSLGALDFGIIVDGAVIVIENCVHRLQKRTKEIGRALTRAEIKDLVVESAIEIRSAAGFGEIIVITVFIPLFALTGVEGKMFGPMATTFIMALASALVLSFTLVPALAATFLSSNTQDREPRIMLLAKKAFAPILELALKFKKTVLGFGVSAIALGGILFMGMGSEFIPQLDEGDFAVQFIRPANVSIENSIHLQRLSEDVIKEFPQVKTVFARTGAAEISTDPMGVNISDSYVMLKPRDEWPKNEHIKNKAELMEEVRKALALNIPAQVAMFSQPVELRFNELLEGTRASVSAKVYGEDLKVIEEIATKVSAAIAKTPGAGEVEVESKGLAPMIQYTPKLDELAKLGVSSKPVLDVISTAIGGAQVGDIYDGVKKYPIMTRLSANERKDVETISNLPVGISEGYTVKISDVADIELSETYASVSRENSVRRLAILINPQTRDIENFVKVAKEIVEKEVTLPEGYYIEWGGSFKNLISAKERLSVLVPLALLLILVMLYAAFKNYAQVLLIFLCAPMALIGGVLSLKILGLPFSISAGVGFIALCGISILNGVVLVTYFNRLLADGKSPDDVVREGTMVRLRPVLMTALTDIFGFLPMIFSTGLGAEVQRPLATVVVGGIISATLLTLVVLPSLYRLFIEQMKTE